The Tenuifilum thalassicum genome includes the window TTACGCTTGACATCTGGAATGCTCGTCCCCTAAAGAGTAGCTTTAAGGAGTCGTTAGCCCGTTTAATTAGCCCTCTGTTTTAAAATAGCACGATATTTGTTTTAGCAATTACGTTAATTTAAATCTGAGAAAAATGAAAAAGCTACTATTTATTCTTGTGCTCGTAGGCTTCTCGCTTACATCAAGCGCTCAATTCTTACGCTTTGGCGTAAAAGGAGGTGTGAGTTCCACTAATGTTAAGTTTGATAAAACAACCATCGACAATGGGGTTAACAGCTATCTCATTGAGCAAGGCGATGCTAAGCTTGGCATGCACCTTGGCTTTTTTGCTCGTATACAGGTAATGGGCTTTTTTGCTCAACCCGAATTACTCTTCTCACACTCTCAAGGTGAAGTGGTACTCAACGATCTGACTGCTAGTCAGGTGTATAACGAAACGCAAAAATTCAATAAGGTTGATATTCCCGTTTTGGTAGGATGGAAATTTGGCCCTGCTCGAATAGGCTTTGGTCCAGTAGCAACGGTTTTGCTTTCTGAAAACGATGGCCTAAAGGACAA containing:
- a CDS encoding porin family protein, which gives rise to MKKLLFILVLVGFSLTSSAQFLRFGVKGGVSSTNVKFDKTTIDNGVNSYLIEQGDAKLGMHLGFFARIQVMGFFAQPELLFSHSQGEVVLNDLTASQVYNETQKFNKVDIPVLVGWKFGPARIGFGPVATVLLSENDGLKDKLTDLTNQTVKNNFNSATFGYQIGLGLDILKKVTLDVRYEGNLSKLGSGITIGNNEYSFDQRNPQILFSAGIFF